The following are from one region of the Aspergillus luchuensis IFO 4308 DNA, chromosome 4, nearly complete sequence genome:
- a CDS encoding uncharacterized protein (COG:S;~EggNog:ENOG410PHAM;~InterPro:IPR036412,IPR027417,IPR023214) — MSGRFISNNLNPSGPPRQNLIGIFGLPGSGKTHLLNQLRRELEGGPFSFYEYEEVKKACPAYWSAYDSAFESIRHECDDAGVTGIATANYMQPDDFGDHPCTTLLDDGTLKRPFTHIMYVNTPVEVAHQRCMEDAEKNPTWYSLEYFRKWADEEFLGLKDTCFDRQIIFTMVDPDDLPRIITLIHTFQLDRDEEHNQGIVDQCIDEVVAPWQGQVEKVLVMDCDGVFAPRYAEQTFWEMFYFGESNDKRPRDLPMRHPRCECIDDYSDCRQLSLAYEQAVADGRFDEACGKAASVVALYPEIRNFLHRALKCPRLRIFLVTSRLRLLWERVLAQEGLSQSVKIIGSGPLSNGYIVPPKTKEKLIERLRTVHNLQVWALGGHGSDEQMLHRAHYSIMLRRPDNPCYNKIWLSDMALRLKDLKDCKDSTTFHLEELEEPAFLDQLMQHQFTLAHATHKGVAKLLHTRMLKSIYFPDQRLEEKVYHEAGWYLASEYISELGGVEEAAIDVSEEPKATGYQLVRESGMLTIPLKGGSHHMAAGIRDVYQKACTLQTDKPEDIDDDHLREMDTVVLVEAVADSAEAITRYVNHIHRVKPCLPILVVAGVLQAELVAPGGPLPSLIRGGPITVVALSLAKGREMTTESHVYETGRIF, encoded by the coding sequence ATGTCGGGAAGATTCATAAGCAACAACTTGAATCCATCCGGTCCACCCAGACAAAATTTGATAGGCATCTTTGGCCTTCCCGGATCTGGAAAGACCCATCTTCTGAATCAGCTCCGAAGGGAACTTGAGGGGGGCCCTTTTTCGTTCTATGAGTACGAAGAGGTCAAAAAAGCCTGCCCTGCTTATTGGTCTGCCTATGATAGCGCCTTTGAATCCATCAGACATGAGtgtgatgatgctggggtCACAGGGATCGCCACAGCTAATTACATGCAACCGGATGATTTTGGCGACCATCCATGCACGACACTTCTGGATGATGGTACCCTCAAAAGGCCATTCACGCATATCATGTATGTGAACACCCCTGTCGAGGTAGCCCATCAACGTTGTATGGAGGACGCTGAAAAGAATCCTACCTGGTATTCTCTTGAATACTTTCGCAAATGGGCCGATGAAGAATTCCTTGGGCTGAAAGACACGTGTTTCGACCGgcagatcatcttcaccatggTGGATCCTGATGACCTTCCGAGGATTATCACCCTCATTCACACCTTTCAGCTTGACCGAGATGAAGAACACAATCAAGGCATTGTGGATCAGTGTATTGACGAAGTTGTAGCTCCCTGGCAAGGGCAGGTGGAGAAGGTCCTAGTCATGGACTGCGATGGAGTCTTCGCACCCAGATATGCAGAGCAAACCTTCTGGGAAATGTTCTATTTTGGAGAGAGTAATGACAAGAGACCCCGTGACTTGCCGATGAGACACCCGAGGTGTGAATGTATTGACGACTACTCGGACTGCCGTCAATTAAGCTTAGCTTACGAGCAAGCTGTGGCCGACGGCCGATTTGACGAGGCCTGCGGAAAGGCTGCGTCTGTAGTTGCTCTCTATCCCGAAATAAGAAACTTTCTGCATCGTGCCTTGAAGTGTCCGCGCCTTCGCATCTTCCTGGTGACTTCCAGACTCCGCTTGCTGTGGGAAAGGGTTCTGGCGCAAGAGGGTCTCTCGCAATCTGTCAAGATAATTGGCTCGGGCCCACTATCCAACGGTTATATCGTTCCCCCTAAGACTAAAGAGAAACTGATCGAACGCCTCAGGACAGTCCATAACTTGCAGGTATGGGCGCTTGGAGGCCACGGTTCAGATGAGCAGATGCTTCATCGAGCACATTATTCGATCATGCTTCGCCGCCCAGATAATCCCtgctataataaaatttgGTTATCGGACATGGCTTTGAGATTGAAGGATTTGAAGGATTGCAAAGATTCAACCACCTTCCATCTGGAGGAACTCGAGGAGCCGGCCTTTTTGGATCAACTCATGCAACATCAATTTACACTTGCCCATGCGACCCACAAGGGTGTAGCAAAGTTGCTGCATACCAGGATGCTGAAATCGATATACTTCCCCGATCAGCGTTTGGAGGAAAAGGTCTATCATGAGGCTGGATGGTATCTTGCCAGTGAATACATAAGCGAGCTaggaggcgttgaagaggCTGCTATTGATGTCTCCGAGGAGCCCAAAGCCACTGGCTATCAACTTGTCCGTGAAAGCGGCATGCTCACTATTCCCCTAAAGGGAGGTAGTCACCACATGGCTGCTGGAATTCGGGATGTCTATCAGAAAGCTTGCACCCTGCAGACAGATAAACCAGAAGACATCGATGATGACCATCTACGGGAAATGGACACTGTTGTGCTTGTGGAAGCTGTCGCGGATAGTGCTGAAGCTATCACCCGTTATGtcaaccacatccacagAGTGAAACCATGCCTTCCTATTCTTGTTGTAGCCGGAGTCCTTCAAGCTGAGCTAGTTGCACCGGGTGGACCGCTGCCGTCTCTCATTCGAGGCGGCCCCATCACGGTGGTCGCTCTTAGTCTAGCCAAAGGCAGAGAAATGACTACTGAAAGTCATGTTTATGAGACTGGACGCATTTTCTGA
- a CDS encoding fungal specific transcription factor domain-containing protein (COG:S;~EggNog:ENOG410PV2P;~InterPro:IPR036864,IPR007219,IPR001138;~PFAM:PF00172,PF04082;~go_function: GO:0000981 - DNA-binding transcription factor activity, RNA polymerase II-specific [Evidence IEA];~go_function: GO:0003677 - DNA binding [Evidence IEA];~go_function: GO:0008270 - zinc ion binding [Evidence IEA];~go_process: GO:0006351 - transcription, DNA-templated [Evidence IEA];~go_process: GO:0006355 - regulation of transcription, DNA-templated [Evidence IEA]), with product MPSSSSTARAGTSCRRCHRRKKRCDRTLPQCETCIQAHVECSFLDDDRQVGTYPIAYVQGLETRVKELEKQLSAALVSSPYPNLHPDHDFDQPIINFATPPDTDNSDTFPFATPPSHSRSDFLVDELKRLSLEAAAERHLGSSSGLSFAKLTQAVLRRLSPDKAEFVFDDTPDESTEQYDGPLSDPLLDASTSLWELNNSFSSPCLFNQLPLSHVMEDETTLADLQFPDRAHIEYLMEFYFAHSHTLYPIIRQTEFASVIWRVYNNPQDHLAGSALWMFRIWMVLAIGSTTHCSVTLGDESESILYYNRAMVYFEDALGLGDMAALEAMMLQVSYSFFNQVGPNTFFLVGVAARMAIGIGLHSSSSYANLPSDVIEYRKRIFFSLYMMDRVVSIALGRPFAIHDNDIDIDPFTDTGTTDDPNHTTDLSIPLHILSLRRIASEITTALHSPTNTPNQDRNKTLQTLHKKLLHWRRTMPFPLPPTPSPIPHLTSAWFDLNYYTHMTMLYRPSPLFPSLDEQKVKVLATAAAMAIRQAMNLHRQGRFAYNWLNLLGVFQSAVALMYATLARPDELGVVVRKSKVVEDLGLVAELLRVFGRKFGVARRLERIVGVVVGRLEGYCSGK from the exons ATGCCTTCATCCTCGAGTACAGCCCGTGCAGGCACTTCTTGCCGTCGCTGTCACCGACGGAAGAAGCGTTGCGACCGTACACTTCCACAATGTGAGACCTGTATCCAGGCCCATGTGGAATGCAGTTTTCTCGATGATGATCGACAAGTCGGCACATATCCAATCGC ATACGTGCAAGGACTGGAGACTCGCGTTAAGGAGCTTGAAAAGCAACTTTCCGCGGCCTTAGTATCATCGCCGTACCCTAACCTCCATCCTGACCATGACTTCGACCAGCCAATAATCAACTTCGCAACACCCCCGGATACAGACAACAGTGACACCTTCCCCTTTGCGACTCCTCCATCTCACAGCCGATCGGACTTTCTGGTCGATGAGCTCAAGCGACTGTCCCTAGAAGCTGCAGCAGAACGACATCTTGGTTCGTCATCAGGACTATCCTTCGCCAAGCTAACCCAGGCAGTCTTACGACGGCTATCCCCCGACAAAGCCGAATTTGTATTCGATGATACTCCTGATGAGTCTACAGAGCAATACGATGGACCTCTCTCAGATCCTCTACTCGATGCGTCAACTTCGCTCTGGGAATTGAACAACTCCTTCTCGTCGCCATGTCTATTCAACCAACTCCCTCTGTCACACGTCATGGAAGACGAGACAACGCTAGCTGATCTGCAGTTCCCAGACAGGGCACATATTGAATACCTAATGGAGTTTTACTTTGCACATTCCCACACTCTGTACCCTATCATCCGTCAAACCGAGTTCGCATCCGTCATATGGCGAGTATACAACAACCCACAGGACCATCTAGCAGGGTCCGCGCTGTGGATGTTCCGCATCTGGATGGTTCTAGCCATCGGGTCGACAACACACTGCTCAGTGACATTGGGAGACGAGTCAGAGTCTATACTGTACTACAACAGGGCGATGGTATACTTCGAGGACGCGCTTGGTTTAGGCGATATG GCTGCGCTAGAAGCTATGATGCTGCAAGTCTCAtactccttcttcaaccaagTTGGTCCAA ATACATTCTTCCTTGTCGGGGTCGCCGCCCGCATGGCCATCGGTATAGGCCTACACAGCTCCTCAAGCTACGCCAATCTTCCATCTGATGTGATCGAATACCGCAAGCGGATATTCTTCTCTCTATACATGATGGATAG AGTAGTATCCATAGCCCTAGGCCGCCCCTTCGCCATCCACGACAACGACATTGACATCGAT CCCTTCACCGACACCGGCACAACAGACGACCCAAACCACACTACCGACCTCTCCATACCGCTCcacatcctctccctccgccgCATCGCCAGCGAAATCACTACCGCCCTGCACTCCCCAACCAACACACCAAATCAAGACCGGAATAaaaccctccaaaccctACACAAGAAACTCCTCCACTGGCGACGCACCATgccctttcctcttccaccaaccccatccccaatcccACACCTCACCAGCGCCTGGTTCGATCTGAACTACTACACGCACATGACGATGCTATACCGACCCTCTCCGCTATTCCCCTCTCTAGACGAACAGAAAGTGAAGGTGTTAGCAACAGCCGCTGCCATGGCGATCCGGCAGGCGATGAATCTGCATCGGCAGGGCCGGTTCGCGTACAACTGGCTGAATCTGTTGGGGGTGTTTCAGAGCGCGGTGGCGCTGATGTATGCGACGCTGGCGAGGCCGGATGAgttgggggttgtggttAGGAAGAGTAAAGTTGTGGAGGATTTGGGGCTGGTGGCAGAGTTACTGAGGGTTTTTGGGAGGAAATTTGGGGTTGCGCGGAGATTGGAGAGGATTGTAGGGGTTGTGGTGGGGAGGCTAGAGGGATATTGTTCCGGGAAATAG
- a CDS encoding uncharacterized protein (COG:S;~EggNog:ENOG410PVG1) — MVFKSLPNLLTTLTTISKTTHDLLSTILIAQDSHGDNPLYASTALTLASSFAPPALAAITIHQALETNTQLRQISSHLGTISDTLARDNALRVASEFPTLVYNMLQHKIKSEPSSIWYLVYHPDTIWRHHFEDLVLNRGVLGERFIGIFGSLDAVVIYMQAMRRAGVGRGGGEGEVHFRLLVPAYYPITVETPIKFPVESIEPFDVYCDVHNGVPLVRMFLPGVREGELGNVGLWKPQRGFWEQLFGIGTGQDENPRLLGMQVLHDGEIGKTDGLVIHDQSVDDPIRQPGEQVQVQEKMRDVLAEDPVSGDEYIYEEAVGRETDDELERASTVASAGETEQHTIRHHSRRHKSRHSTASQAGSVAGSDFYSVYSWTSGQSSRSSGRRHKRRHDSRNGSDRSSRR; from the exons ATGGTCTTTAaatccctccccaacctcctCACAACCCTAACAACCATCTCCAAAACCACCCACGACCTGCTCTCCACCATACTGATCGCCCAAGACTCCCACGGCGACAATCCCCTCTACGCCAGCACGGCCCTCACCCTGGCCAGCAGCTTCGCACCGCCCGCCCTCGCCGCAatcaccatccaccaagcccTCGAAACCAACACCCAACTACGCCAAATCTCCTCCCACCTGGGCACCATCTCCGACACTCTCGCCCGCGACAATGCACTGCGCGTCGCATCCGAATTCCCCACCCTCGTGTACAACATGCTCCAACACAAAATCAAATCCGAGCCGTCCTCAATATGGTACCTCGTTTACCACCCGGACACGATCTGGCGACATCATTTCGAGGATTTGGTTTTGAATCGCGGCGTGCTGGGTGAGCGGTTCATTGGGATATTTGGGAGTTTGGATGCGGTGGTGATTTATATGCAGGCTATGAGGAGGGCAGGTgtggggagaggaggcggggaaggggaggtgcATTTCAGGTTACTTGTTCCGGCGTACTATCCCATTACGGTGGAGACGCCGATCAAGTTTCCGGTGGAGAGTATTGAGCCGTTCGATGTTTATTGTGATGTGCATAATGGGGTGCCGTTGGTAAGAATGTTTCTTCCGGGGGTGAGGGAGGGCGAGTTGGGGAATGTGGGGTTGTGGAAGCCGCAGAGGGGGTTTTGGGAACAAT TGTTTGGAATAGGGACTGGACAGGATGAGAATCCCAGGTTGTTGGGGATGCAGGTAttgcatgatggggagatTGGGAAGACGGACGGATTGGTGATTCATGATCAGTCCGTCGATGATCCAATACGACAACCTGGCGAGCAGGTACAAGTGCAAGAGAAGATGCGTGATGTGCTGGCAGAAGATCCAGTGAGTGGTGACGAGTACATATATGAGGAAGCTGTTGGTCGAGAAACAGATGATGAGTTGGAGCGCGCCTCGACAGTCGCATCAGCTGGAGAGACCGAACAGCATACTATCCGACATCATTCGCGTCGACATAAGAGTCGGCACAGCACTGCATCCCAGGCTGGATCCGTGGCTGGCAGTGACTTCTACTCGGTTTATTCGTGGACCTCTGGTCAGAGCTCCCGTAGCTCAGGGAGGAGACACAAGCGTCGACATGACAGTCGGAATGGGAGTGATCGAAGCAGTCGCCGATGA
- a CDS encoding uncharacterized protein (COG:S;~EggNog:ENOG410PVUN;~InterPro:IPR011009), which produces MPRAELVTSLPSRLPLSSRSSTYDNFFRNTTRRWRMNEDERLKERYVNFDPIELQRVAGKAMGEDHCSHIFKIAEGGFNKVFLFITTSGKEVIAHIPTPIAGPPHYTTPSEIATMAFLRDILGVPVPRVLAYSADSTNPVGSVYIIMKRA; this is translated from the exons ATGCCCAGAGC GGAACTTGTCACATCGTTGCCGTCACGCCTTCCTCTGTCTAGCAGATCATCTACGTACGATAACTTCTTCAGAAACACGACTCGAAGATGGAG aatgaACGAGGACGAGCGGCTCAAAGAGAGATATGTGAACTTCGACCCGATCGAGCTTCAGCGCGTTGCTGGGAAAGCAATGGGAGAAGACCATTGTTCCCATATTTTCAAAATCGCAGAAGGTGGCTTCAACAAAGTCTTCCTATTTATAACAACTTCTGGTAAAGAAGTCATAGCACACATTCCCACTCCCATTGCCGGCCCACCCCACTACACCACCCCCAGCGAGATTGCTACGATGGCCTTCTTGCGAGATATTCTAGGAGTTCCGGTCCCAAGAGTACTGGCGTATTCGGCAGATTCGACCAATCCAGTTGgatcagtatatataataatgaaGCGGGCGTGA
- a CDS encoding uncharacterized protein (COG:S;~EggNog:ENOG410PRXS;~InterPro:IPR011008,IPR009799;~go_function: GO:0016491 - oxidoreductase activity [Evidence IEA]), producing the protein MTYTITVVFPNEPDAKYDVDYYTNVHMRLIEKHWTKYGLKSWSVTKFGPSLDGTPPPYAVGSRVHWESEEGMKKAFESPEVPEVMGDVVNFSNKPAIFLFGETLQPSSKP; encoded by the coding sequence ATGACTTATACAATCACCGTCGTCTTCCCCAACGAGCCCGATGCCAAATACGATGTCGATTACTACACCAACGTTCACATGAGGCTAATCGAGAAGCACTGGACCAAGTACGGCCTCAAAAGCTGGTCCGTCACCAAGTTTGGTCCGTCCTTGGACGGTACACCCCCTCCATATGCTGTTGGTAGCCGAGTACACTGGGAAAGTgaggaggggatgaagaaagcATTTGAGAGTCCCGAGGTGCCGGAGGTTATGGGGGATGTTGTTAATTTCAGCAACAAGCCAGCTATTTTCTTGTTTGGGGAGACTTTGCAGCCTTCTTCTAAGCCTTGA
- a CDS encoding uncharacterized protein (COG:T;~EggNog:ENOG410Q5KN), whose translation MGYSGYICKADEDTIIKHPRYLPDNEPYNEVYRDMISTEKQTYERLGNHKGIIPFLGVHDQSTGAIKLA comes from the coding sequence ATGGGCTACTCTGGATATATCTGCAAAGCCGATGAAGATACCATCATCAAACATCCAAGGTACCTTCCCGATAATGAGCCTTATAATGAGGTGTACCGCGATATGATCAGCACCGAGAAACAGACGTATGAGCGCCTGGGAAACCATAAAGGGATTATTCCGTTCCTGGGCGTGCATGATCAGTCAACAGGCGCAATTAAGCTCGCATAA
- a CDS encoding amidohydrolase (COG:F,Q;~EggNog:ENOG410PM13;~InterPro:IPR011059,IPR006680,IPR032466;~MEROPS:MER0033186;~PFAM:PF01979;~go_function: GO:0016787 - hydrolase activity [Evidence IEA];~go_function: GO:0016810 - hydrolase activity, acting on carbon-nitrogen (but not peptide) bonds [Evidence IEA]), with protein sequence MLLINTTILTLSPTRTILTNGALRTESTYITDIDKTPILLAKYPNDEVIDLTGHILIPGLISTHMHTAQTLLRGCADDLELVSWLCERIWVLQGYFTPQDGYAAARLSIAEMLKSGTTCFLESMFADRYGFDGLCRAVEESGIRGCLGKIVMDTGRYAKDDAWAMHPGLIEDRETSLLGTMKMWEKWNGKAGDRIRVWFGARTPGGVSPALYKEMTALSAKHSIPITMHCAEVSADRDFFASVDHTPMTYCDSVGLLSPSTVLVHMVHLDDGDISLLAKSGTHVAHCPTSNAKLASGTCRVPDLQRAGVNIGLGTDGAPCNNTCDMLQEMKLAGIIHKGTSGDPTVVSAEEVLEMATINGARALGLQDSIGSLEVGKKADIVAIDARGVEMQPWFNPVSAVVYTATGRDVRFVMVDGKVVVREGELVTMDEGEVVREAERRSREVVERAGLEGKVGARWPVV encoded by the exons ATGCTCCTAATCAACACCACAATCCTGaccctctccccaacccGCACGATCCTCACCAACGGCGCCCTCCGCACCGAGTCCACTTACATAACCGACATCGACAAAACCCCCATCCTCCTAGCCAAATACCCAAATGACGAAGTCATCGATCTCACCGgccacatcctcatcccggGACTAATCTCCACACATATGCACACCGCCCAGACGCTCCTCCGCGGCTGCGCAGACGACCTCGAGCTGGTATCCTGGCTGTGCGAGCGCATTTGGGTCTTGCAGGGGTATTTTACGCCCCAGGATGGATATGCGGCGGCGAGGTTGAGTATTGCGGAGATGTTGAAGAGTGGGACGACGTGTTTTTTGGAGAGTATg TTCGCAGACCGGTACGGCTTCGACGGACTATGTCGTGCCGTCGAGGAGAGCGGGATCCGCGGGTGCTTGGGCAAGATCGTCATGGATACGGGACGGTACGCGAAGGACGATGCGTGGGCGATGCATCCAGGCCTCATTGAGGATCGGGAAACGTCCTTGCTGGgcacgatgaagatgtgggAGAAGTGGAATGGGAAAGCGGGGGATCGGATTAGGGTTTGGTTTGGGGCCAGGACGCCGGGGGG TGTCTCCCCCGCCCTATACAAAGAAATGACCGCCCTCTCAGCGAAACACAGCATCCCCATAACCATGCACTGCGCTGAAGTCTCCGCCGACCGggacttcttcgcctccgTCGATCATACCCCCATGACCTACTGCGACAGCGTCGGgctcctctccccctccaccgTGCTAGTACACATGGTCCATCTCGACGACGGGGATATCTCGCTTCTAGCTAAGTCCGGCACGCATGTCGCGCACTGCCCCACCTCCAATGCGAAGCTCGCGTCGGGCACATGTCGAGTGCCGGATCTGCAGCGTGCGGGGGTGAATATTGGATTGGGGACGGATGGTGCACCGTGCAATAACACGTGCGACATGTTGCAGGAGATGAAGCTAGCGGGGATTATACATAAAGGGACGAGTGGGGATCCAACGGTTGTAAGTGCTGAGGAAGTGCTGGAGATGGCGACGATTAATGGGGCTAGGGCGTTGGGTTTGCAGGATAGTATTGGGAGTTTGGaggtggggaagaaggcggataTTGTGGCGATTGATGCCAGGGGCGTGGAGATGCAGCCGTGGTTTAATCCAGTTAGTGCGGTGGTGTATACGGCTACGGGGAGGGATGTGAGGtttgtgatggtggatggcaAGGTGGTTGTTAGGGAGGGCGAGTTGGTGACgatggatgagggggaggtggtgagggaggcggagaggaggagtaGGGAGGTTGTCGAGAgggctgggttggaggggaaggtgggtGCTAGGTGGCCGGTTGTGTGA
- a CDS encoding sialidase family protein (CAZy:GH93;~COG:S;~EggNog:ENOG410PNE0;~InterPro:IPR036278) translates to MPGHFGQKILNTLGIDHHGHHGHGQGQPYQQPPPPGDNRLAGNRVIHNDERLLSPHPAGTYPRLARLHDGRILASFTRFVGDGERVLMVSISEDNGQTFTDHGEITRGKGDVDNVYLLEIGPGTVLAAFRNHDIGPGGPTHFRITVCRSTDAGRSWSFASQAAEKPAPMGIWEPFMRLGRRPGEIQLTYSQEFAHNNQCTMLVRSYDGGSSWSAPQCLHGAEDQRRDGMNGIARTWDQARNCEALVMVFETTTYGTFDVEALVSYDDGETWGGRQQVYVPAQGHNAGAPQIASLGDGSLAVIFMCDEDFDEVNWTKNACVKVVFGSMPHEGRIMWTRPTTVCRDSSHWPGIFTLDDRRLLALYECGGPKAKTIALEW, encoded by the coding sequence ATGCCTGGACACTTCGGCCAGAAAATTCTCAACACCCTCGGCATCGACCATCACGGTCACCACGGCCATGGCCAAGGCCAACCCTACCAACAACCGCCCCCACCGGGCGACAACCGCCTCGCCGGCAACCGCGTCATCCACAACGACGAgcgcctcctctccccccaccccGCAGGCACCTACCCACGCCTCGCACGCCTCCACGACGGTCGCATCCTTGCCTCATTCACGCGATTCGTCGGCGACGGTGAACGTGTCCTAATGGTCTCCATCAGCGAGGACAACGGCCAAACTTTCACCGACCACGGCGAGATCACCCGCGGCAAGGGCGACGTTGACAACGTGTACCTTCTCGAGATCGGACCTGGAACTGTCCTCGCGGCCTTCCGTAATCACGATATTGGCCCTGGTGGCCCTACGCACTTCCGCATCACTGTTTGCCGTTCCACGGACGCCGGGCGCAGCTGGTCCTTCGCCTCCCAGGCCGCAGAGAAACCCGCCCCAATGGGTATCTGGGAACCGTTTATGAGACTGGGGCGTCGGCCGGGCGAGATCCAGCTCACGTATTCACAGGAGTTTGCGCATAATAATCAGTGCACGATGCTCGTCAGGTCATATGATGGGGGTTCGTCGTGGTCGGCACCGCAGTGTCTGCACGGGGCGGAGGATCAGCGCAGAGATGGTATGAATGGTATTGCGAGAACATGGGATCAGGCGAGGAATTGCGAGGCGTTGGTTATGGTCTTTGAGACGACCACGTATGGCACGTTCGATGTTGAGGCGCTGGTTAGTTATGATGATGGCGAGACGTGGGGTGGCAGGCAGCAAGTGTATGTGCCCGCGCAGGGACATAATGCTGGGGCCCCGCAGATTGCTAGTTTGGGTGATGGGTCGTTGGCCGTTATCTTTATGTGCGATGAGGATTTTGATGAGGTAAACTGGACCAAGAATGCTTGTGTCAAGGTCGTCTTTGGGTCTATGCCCCATGAAGGGAGGATTATGTGGACGAGGCCCACGACAGTGTGTCGGGATTCGAGTCACTGGCCGGGTATCTTCACTCTCGATGACAGACGGTTGTTGGCGCTGTATGAGTGTGGTGGACCTAAGGCGAAGACGATTGCGTTGGAGTGGTAG
- a CDS encoding bZIP transcription factor (COG:S;~EggNog:ENOG410PQBQ;~InterPro:IPR021833;~PFAM:PF11905) — protein MQLHRIPHPALATGPEDDWSGVSSRVIRRRVQNRLNQRAYRLRQRKNGNSSGAANNIHNVSSLNSPIPPSGTVTCRLSKTEHLQCTFAPPDVHELMADFEAGALHSYLGGSPQTDMLLNLSRMNVLRAAYQNAIVLGMPAEWLCLDDTISIFSAHGPHIIPNGQMSIPPSLRPTALQRAIPHHPWLDVFPFPSMRDNLIRAGDDLDDDELCHDLTAFWDTRSSNATLLVWGTPWDPQNWEVTEDFAMKWGSFLRGCPEILRSTNSWRARRGERPLVWERIFTFGDT, from the exons ATGCAGCTGCATCGGATACCACATCCCGCACTGGCCACTGGCCCTGAGGATGACTGGAGCGGAGTGAGCAGTCGAGTTATACGGCGCCGAGTGCAAAATCGCCTCAACCAGAGAGCCTATC GGTTGCGTCAACGAAAAAATGGCAATTCATCGGGAGCCGCAAACAACATCCACAACGTATCATCATTGAACTCTCCTATCCCCCCCTCGGGCACGGTTACATGTAGACTATCCAAGACTGAACATCTCCAATGCACATTTGCTCCTCCAGATGTCCACGAACTGATGGCCGACTTCGAAGCTGGGGCTTTGCATAGCTATCTGGGCGGATCGCCACAGACCGACATGCTCCTGAATTTAAGCAGAATGAATGTTCTTCGGGCGGCCTACCAGAATGCTATTGTTCTGGGCATGCCTGCCGAATGGCTGTGCTTGGATGATACtatatccatcttctccgctcATGGTCCCCATATCATCCCCAATGGTCAGATGAGCATTCCCCCAAGTTTACGCCCTACAGCCCTACAGCGTGCGATTCCACATCACCCATGGCTTGATGTCTTCCCGTTCCCGAGCATGAGAGACAATCTCATCCGAGCAggcgatgatcttgatgatgatgaactgtGCCATGATTTAACGGCTTTCTGGGATACGCGCAGCAGTAACGCCACACTCCTCGTATGGGGAACACCCTGGGATCCGCAGAACTGGGAGGTTACTGAGGATTTTGCTATGAAGTGGGGGAGTTTTCTTCGAGGGTGTCCGGAAATTCTGCGATCAACAAACAGTTGGAGGGCtaggagaggggagagaccTCTGGTATGGGAGCGCATCTTTACTTTCGGCGATACATGA
- a CDS encoding uncharacterized protein (COG:S;~EggNog:ENOG410PVUN) has translation MSSEEQMEAKAKFRSEEANLYYTAATGLYNGNHWSALKIPHLGMRQYLHQQAGYLWDGDVINLRAALVGITTPQVWDAITSERCPVVFSDQERHTAMEEANEWNECEELLDFIRNDVGIDPEGGTEPANFEEDERDICWRNWPFKDDTDFPSSSLV, from the coding sequence ATGAGCAGCGAGGAACAGATGGAAGCAAAAGCTAAATTTCGCTCCGAGGAAGCAAACCTCTACTACACAGCAGCTACTGGGTTGTATAATGGTAACCACTGGAGCGCCTTGAAGATCCCGCACCTTGGTATGCGACAATATCTACATCAGCAAGCAGGATACCTTTGGGATGGAGATGTCATCAATCTTCGTGCTGCTCTTGTTGGTATCACAACTCCGCAAGTTTGGGACGCGATTACGTCAGAACGGTGTCCGGTGGTCTTTTCTGATCAGGAACGGCACACAGCAATGGAGGAAGCAAATGAGTGGAATGAGTGCGAAGAACTCCTGGATTTTATCAGGAACGATGTAGGTATTGACCCCGAAGGTGGTACAGAACCCGCAAactttgaggaggatgagcgtGATATTTGCTGGCGGAACTGGCCTTTCAAAGATGATACAGATTTCCCCTCTTCGTCTTTAGTGTGA